CTTGTTTAGAAACCCTATAAATCTGCCATATGGTATTGTCCACCTCATAATCTTTTAATCATACTCTTGTTCTTCTCCTAATTTCACTGTGAGAGAAGAGGCGGTAGAAGCACAGGGCGTAGAGCAGATGGGGCGGTAATGATCTCGCCGGAGTTCCTACTCactatttctctctctctctctctctctctctccctgtcTCTCCTTTCTTCTTCATCAACACATCCACAAAAAGTGAGACGTGGAGAGTTTATATTGGATGGAGGTTACCGGTGATGCGGGAGGTAAAAAAGGGCACCGTAACTGCTTGTAAGTTGTAACTTGTCCGGAAAGGGCGGAATTATTAACATGCAACAAAACTGCTACCATAGCAGTTATTTGTGGGGAAGATGGACAGAAAAATTTGGAGCTAACCGCCAACCAAAGAAACTGCTGAGAAATGCTACAATAGCGGTTAAAAACATGAGTTTAAATGGATTGGATTTCATCCCACCAATATCTAAGGGCCAAATATAATTTAGAAGTTGGTTAGAATTAATGggcacaatatatatatatacatatatacatatatatatatataatgttggTCCCTCGTAAAGGATCTGATTGATGCAAACGTAGATGAACCGCTCTTGATCAAAGTGCGGAATCCTTTGAATCAAGTCACAGATGTACGACACACAATTCAACGTTTAAATATTGTCTGAATCTTTCTATTAAGATACTGTGAAAGTACAAGAGCCAGAAGAAAGTCAGACTATGACAGAGTACATGAAGGTGTCAGCAGATCTAGAGATGCAAAAGTCCTAAATGACATACCctgatggggtatttataggcaactcAGGAAGGCAAGTagtgttgtccgatcggatagcatgctgtccgatcggctgacaattctttccgatcggatagcccATCCGATCAGCTGGCAACaatcaacaaaagtcaacacTTTACAATCCAATCCCGTTTCCCGAGTTTTCATACTACGTACATACAAATATAAACATTAATTGTTCACTAAGAtacaaaatatgactaaatgctgacggaagctctgataccatttgtTGGTCCCTCGTAAAGGATCCGATTGATGCAAACGTAGATGAACCGATCTTGATCAAAGTGCGGAATCCTTTGAATCAAGTCACAGATGTACGACACACAATTCAACGTTTAAACACTGTCTGAATCTTTCTATTAAGATACTGTGAAAGTACAAGAGCCAGAAGAAAGTCAGACTATGACAGAGTACACGAAGGTGTCAGCAGATCTAGAGATGCAAAAGTCCTAAATGACATACCCTGATGGAGTATTTATAGGCAACTCAGGAAGGCAAGTAGTGTTGTCCGATCTGATAGCATGCTGTCCGATCGGCGGacaatgctgtccgatcggatagcccatccgatcggctgacaacagtcaacaaaagtcaacactTTACAATCCAATCCCGATTCCTGAGTTGTCATACTAAGTACATACAAATataaacactaattgttcactaagatacaaaatatgactaaatgctgacggaagctacagacgtaagtactaacagactccccctcggatgtagctgcAGTTCCTTCCAGCATAGTCTTCAATTCTTCCGGTTACGCCTTCGTTCTTTTGCTCTCTGTCTTCTCTTTTCAGCTTTATCTTCTAACATTCTTCGCCTTATATGTCTTCCTTCATCGATCCACCATTTTCTGTAAACCGGATCACCATCACGCCTCCGATCCCATTTGGGAATCTTGTTTTCCTCTGACTCGATTGGCGTTTGGTCCGTTGGTATCGGTTTTCCCAATTTACGCTTTCCAAGCTCAGCTGCTCTTTCAGCAATCTTATTTAAACTTCTGGTTACGCTTGTATCGTTTCAGGAATTCATCAATCTCAAGATCTCTCCATTTTGACTTCCAATATCTTCCTGAGTTGATGTCTTGAGCAAAACACACATCCACAATCGTTTGATACTGCAATGCTTGTTCTTTGTCAGGCCTTTCATAGACTATTTTGTTGTAAAACAAGCAATCTATGTCTTTCTTTGAACAGTTAACTAGCCACATAGGATCTAACACACAGATCCTTCTTGCTTCTTTAGTGGACTTGTTATATAAAGAGATTATTGCTTCAGCCATAGTCTGCTTATATAACCATCCTTCAAACTCTTCATGGAAATCCTGTTCCATTGCTCGTAAAGGCATATTCTTTAAGCAACGAGAAGGCTTGATATCCAGAGTGATGTCTTTCTCACCATTCTCCAAGTATGTAACAATTTGCTCTGGAAAGTGAGGTTTCCAATCAGGATACCTTGCTTTTGCTTGCAACTTCACATAATTCCATAAACGTTGATCGTGCTGCTTCACATCCAAACCATGATAAAATTCTTTAATGTTCTTTGTTTTCACCAACTAATCTATATCCCACCACGGAAGGGTTTTAATATCTGACAAAAACTCGAAGTACTGTACCCCCTGTTCCCGTCTGATGGCGTAGACTTGTAAATCTTCCAGATAACCCCATGATAAGATATCACCCCATGAGATGTCTTTGCTATGAGTGAAATACTGAAGTGCTCTAAGAGTCTTCCTCTCTTTCGGCATTACTTTGAACCATTTCTTCCGTTCTTCAGCAAGGATTTCTCATGGGGTGGTCTCTGGAACACCTTCACTTGAAACTTTttccacagtctttcttcttattTCATCTTCATTTCGATCCTTGAACATTTCCGCAAAAGAAGGAAATGTCTCATCAACTCCGGAATAATGAAAATCAGTTTCTTCATCAGAGGAATCTGATCGAAGTGTCTTCAACAATAACATCGTTGTAATGATTAGCTTCATGAGCATACCTAGGCTCAAATACATCTTCAGATGACTGAGGTATCTCATCTTCAATATCGAACTTAAATTTCCCATCATTCAATCCCAATTCTTCCAACATCTCTTCTCTTGACCTCTGAACCTCAATTTCCCCCTCATGTTGAGTATTCAGATAGATAACCGTAGGGTTAGTAAGGAATACGTGATCTGCAGGTTCTTTTCCAAATGTTGTGGCTTCATGATGTGGATTATCCTCCTGTTCATTGATTTCATCGTTTAGCAACTCTTCAATCTTTTCTAGTACATTAGGATTCTCAACCAATAACCCAGAAGCACCCTGATCATCGTCATCATTACccttatcatctttatcatcctTGTCATCTTTCTTATCAGACTTGTCatcatcattgttttcatcttcatcttcatcaccgAGAATTTCCAAATCAGAATCACTATCCACAATTTCTCCACGAGCCCTCTTTGCCTCTTTTCGCctttcttcaattttgacttgGCGAACAATCTCTTTTATGCTGTAAGGCACTGTGGATGGTTTTCCAACAAGAACAAACTGTTGTGTCTTCCATTCTAACAACAACATTTCTTTTGCCTTCTTTTTCTTCTGAATAGCACTAACTCGGAGAATAATTTCATAATGATTAAATGATTCAGAAGACTCACCAACTAGTACGAATCCAGAGGATCTGCTTCAGCTTCAGTCATTTCAACATCAGTTTGGTTTGAAGAACCACCAGCCTCTTGTGTTTCCTCAATAATACTTTTCCTTCGCTGAGTAGCTTCTTCGGCCAATCGCCTTTCTCTTTCAATTCTTCTCTCTTCAGTTCGTTTAACTTCAAGATCATTGAAAGCAGCATGAACATCTATTTTCAGGTAACTTTCCATGACAACATATAGCATACTAAGCTGATTGTCTTTCATCACTTTGTCTGCTTTCATTGCTTCCATTTCTAACTTCATGGCTTTCATTTCGTTTGATGAAGCTTCACTGACTTCACTTAGAAGCTGGTTTAATGTCTGATTTATAGCATTCATCTTTGCTAGCTCTTTATTCATCTTAGAAATTTCTTCTTGCATGACATTAAACATCTTTGTGTAGTCTTCACCATCCTCTTccattttatttatcttttcttCTTGATCTATCAAGACCATTCTGATCTAATGATTTGCTTTCATCAGCTCTTCAATCTGCACCTTTAATGCATCACGCTCTGCTTCAGTTTTAGCTTTCTCTTTTTCTATATTGGCAACCTGCTTTAGTAATTCTTTCACAGCTTCGTTGTTAAACATATCGTAATCATCTTCTGGAATATCTTCTCTGAATATCCCAGTTGCAGGTGGAAGACCTTCGAACAGATAATCAAAAGTTGTATCTTTAGGATGTGAGGATTCTGGTTGATCTTGTGGAAGTGGACGTGGAGGTGTAGCAACTTTATAACCTGTGATCtcaacataatcatcatcacCTCCTATCTTCTTCCGAACCTCAACCTCAACTTCAGGTACTTCAACATTCTGCACCTCTAGTTCTTTTGGAATTTCCACACTCTGAGTTTTTTCAGGttttttgaacatgtttttctTTCTTTCCACCTTTGTCTTTCGACAATTCAGCACCAGATTTCTTTGCCCGTACTCTCCTTGGAATTATTCCAGCTTGAACAGCTTTACGCTTTTCTCTTTGTTTCTTTGGCTCATCAGGAATATAGGTAGAGTCTTCTTCATCCGATGCTTTCTGCCTCTTTGTAGGCCATTTTTTTAGTTATGCTTTGCCTCTACCAAGTGTTGTTGGATCCAATTTTGATTCTGACTGAGTTGCCTCAGAATCTTCTTCACTTGAATCATCCTGAACCTCACCTTCAGGTTCTGTGGCTTTGACACCTTCAGCTTGAACACTTGATCCTTGATCCTTTTGAGCTGCaacttcttcatttctttttAGATAACTTTCGAGTGATTGTTTCAGAAGACCAGCTCCTTGTTCAATAACTTTAGATGGCTCTAACACAGTCTCATCCACCAACCTTTGTTGTGGCTCTTCAGAAGCCCCTGCAAAACAGATATTGACAGAATTATTAGAAACTTATAACAGTTTAAAGTTCTAATTGCTTTatgactccccctttcactataccctttACTACAATTTTCGGAATAGAAACTGCAGGGGACGTCTTCGGCGTTCTTTTTCTCTTTCCATCTCTTACGAACCACCATCTGGTTTTCTTTTCAACCATCAAACTCATCTTCTCATCCTCCTTATCAAAATCACTCTTTTCATGTCTCCATCTATCATTTTCTGGAGCAACATATGCTGGCTTGCTGATTTTACATATCATTCCCTTCGTTCTTACATCATCTTCTTTGGTAATTCTAGCAATAGTATCAGTTGACATGTTTCTCAGATCCATAATATCATTATTATTCTTCAGAAGATCCTTGAACTGATCATTAATCATCATCATGATGAATCTTGGTTACATGATATACTTGTCACTTTTAGCCTGGCAGTTCTCCTTCATATACTCAAAAATCACTTAAGAAATGTTGTAATGTCTGTTCAGCACCAAACTTGTGATGATGTTCATGATGTAATCTGATGTTTCATCATATGATCCCTTCCTGTGGGATAATGAGTGTACTACACAGTGCATCAAGAACCTGCAAGCCTTAGAAAAACTTGTTTTAGTCATCTTTCCATTAATATGACCAATAAATCCCATTCTGCATAATAGTTGGATCATCGTCAAAATCTTTCAAGTCTAAACTCATCTAAGGTCTCCAACACCAAACTTAAACTCCACATCTATGTCCTTTCCTTTCTCATCCTTCTTTCATAACACTGGATGTATCATTTTATCAGATTCTTCGTATCTTGCTGTATTCCAGAAAGTGCTTACATGAGATTCATACACAATAGTTTTGTCAGATAGAGCTTTCCCAATCCCGCTTTCTCTTAAAAACTTAGCCATTTCTTCAACCACAGTATTCTCTATGCTAGTTGCATCGAGCAAACCGTATACATTATGTCCCTTATCCGAATCCTTTCCTTTTCCCTGTAAACATATTCATTTTTAATCATTTGCACAGGGTTTGAGACACagatgaaaattttgaaaaattttctaaCACTGGAATACCCTATGTGACAGTACTAAGgaatcggatggctgtccgatcggatgacattgCTGTCCGATTGGATGGCTTTCCTCGTGTGATAAATAAAGTCAACATGGTCAACAACAATTGAAAAGGATGACCGCTCGAACGGATTGCTATCCGTTCGAGTTGCCACTCGAATCATGTGACATACAAGAGAATTCCTTTTACTAGTTGACTGGATGAAATGTGTTTACAAACGGATGActacccgatcggattgctatccgaacGGTTTGTCATTTTGCACAGATTTTAAGATATGATAAGAAGGTTGTCCGTATGGTTAGCAATGTTGTCCGAACGGTTAGCAATGCTGTCCGAACGGTTAGCAATGTTGTTCGAACGGTTAGCAATCCTGTCTATGTTATGTGATGAATAGTGATAAAACATACTAACAAAGAATCAAACATGTTAAACACTTAAGACACAGATTCCTAGGCACCAATCTTCTTAAAAAATTTCAACAGTTCTATGCATAGAATCAGGTGGTTGTCCGTTCGGACTGCTGTTCGTTCGGTCAGCACCTCGTTCAAAGAACATACAAGAACAAACATGAATCATGAAAATTTTTTCAGTCAAATCCTCAAATTGAACACAGAttcatataaaaaaattatatgaaTAAAATCCTATGTTCATTGTGATGTAAATCGGCCTATTCAGAGACTAATTTGACATAAAAAGCACCACAAGTTTTAATCATTAGATCTACTCATTTAAAAATGTTATTTCACAAATTGAACCGGTAAATCTGTAGATCTAACCCTCGTGATCAAAGCCTAGTGTTCAGATTTCATCGAAACATCATGTATCTACCTAGATCTAACATTTAATGTTCCGAACAGTGACGTCATACACGAACAGTTAATAAACATCAAGTTTGATCAGATTTGATTATGAGAAACATACCTTTGCCATTATGAACGATGAGCAAACCAACGATCTAATGTATTTGCGCAAAGAGAATCAAGTGAAACAAAGATTAGATGAAAAAGTGAGAGAGGATAGGTCGGCTAATCGAACGAGTAAAAGAATGACTTGAACATtgacctcctatttataggcaacatTGAATCGGAGtgctatccgatcgaacagctgttcgatcggcctgCTGTCCGAGCCAAGTACACCTTTGACTTTCAAAATTTCAACTCTTTGACCTTTTGACTTTTCAATCTTGATTTTATCAGTGTTtaaaaatccacttaagtatctacGTCCAAATTAATAACCCTAGGCACTTAATTTGtcgaccaagtccaacttaatgaccttggttgacgcGAAACCAAGCGTACTGATGTTTTGTTCAAACTTTTTCAAACATTTcttgaaaattacaagtttcaacttaatgaactagTTTTGACTTTTCATTTTCACAGGTTTAACATAATAAGCTCCCAACTCAACTTCCAGTTCAGAAACTTCTTGCATCTGCCTCAAACTGCGAATCTGAAGATCAGCTTTCCACTATGGTTTGTCgataaaacaaaacataaatataaaatCTTTTCGGATCTTGAATAAAGTTTCTAGACTAAAATGCTAAACAGAAATGAAATGTAGTaaatgtaaactatttacaaacatatttttttatgagcgtgttagggaatcatatcagctaccgaCAAGCTACacgtaccgttaagctttaatttcatactcagaattaaacaattcgcttagattgcTGATATACTGATCATCTTAAgctttcacacaaatttcaaattGTTCTGGATACGAATTTAGAGTTTTAAGATCTTAACTTatacgcgtgtaccacctcagaatatactctcatATCCAGattttctatattcagtcttacaggtgaacatgtgataatgatatctgtaaacgggtaatgcgaggccatgagagcttaggctagaacttctgttcatacagagagatgatggctcgacttttggtgtgtcccgtttggggatcttttctttcaacagcacatgattagcattttgcaatgtttcatcatttttttatgaTGAGGGTTGGCTTTAAGAATAAAGCAAGttcagagtattatacgaggactaggctattgcttccgcaaaatcagaagtcctggtataataacCCAGATATCATTACACAcatagacctagtatgtcagaaatagaaaaatctttcaaacgagatttcaggggttaactatatatccgagagatgttccccacgtacaagcaagttatgatttaggtttatatcctgaacaaacttactaaatgtgtaaaaacctatcggtatatcatcagcgagactgtttaacacttttaaactttccatttctttagcatactgcaaCTGTCTAGCtcatgtactatcattttccctttttacacaagctctttttcggttttctattgtttttggatttttgaactatttcatgtttttgggtttttgaattttttattgtttttgtattttctgaaacaGTAagctatctccccctaaataccaaaacagctaaaaaatcgacaaaccatttcaaattgcttttcaacatcatctacagaGGTACCTTCATCTACGCCAATAATCCCATCCTCAACCGATTGTAacttcataccattaagtttcaaaagatattgaaaacgatttttgtcaaatgctttggtatgtaagTCAGCTTTTTGCTCATCGGTGTGGATTTTTTctattcgaatcaacttcttTTCGAAACAATCTcgaatgaagtgatgtcgaatttcaatgtgtttggttttagcgtgatgaacaggattttttgttatgtttatagctgcctcattatcaacaaagataggggtggtaagaaattgcaaaccgtagtcgcgcatttgttgctgGATCCATAAGATCTGAGAGCAGTTGCTGCTAGCATATACATATtcggcttcacatgtggataaagcGACAGAGGTCtacttcttacattgccaggtgaccaatcgTGGTCCGAAAAACTGACATCCCGCGGTTGTTGACTTagcgttaactttgcagcatccgaagtcggaatcagaatacccttcgagcgtgaagtCGCCTTCTTTTGGATatcacaaccccaatgatggagttcctttcaggtagcgcaaTATTCTTTTCACAAttaccatatgcgaagctctagGGCTTGACTGAAATCGTGCTGCAAGGCAGGTTGGATACATAATATCCGGTCTTGATGCCATCAAATACATTaacgaaccgatcatggaacaATACAAAGTTTCATCCACCCtttctccggtgagatctgggtttatTCCATGGTTTGTCGCTAATGGGGTGGACATTTGAGACATTCCTGACGTCCTGAATTTCTCCAAAacatcatgaacatacttcgtctgatgtatgaaCGTTCCCTCGGGTAGTTGATCAACCTGAAGCCCcaagaagaacttcatctcacccattgatgacatttcatatttctgcttcatcactttttcaaaatctttgcatagatcttcatttgttgacccgaaaattatgtcatccacgtagatctgtactatcagaagatggtCGTCGACTTCTTTTGTGAAGAGGGTGGTGTCTATCTTGCCTCAGATGAAGTGGTTGGCTAGCAGATGTTGAGAcagagtctcgtaccaggctctcggggcctggtgtaagccgTATAATGCCTTATCCAAGAGATAAACCTTGTCCTTATGGATTGGGTTGGTGAaacccggtggctgtccgacatatacctcctcctTCACTTTACCATAGAGAAATGCCGACTTAACATCTAGTTGGTACACTTTAAAtcctttccaagatgcaaatgcgaGGAAGATTCTAATTTCTTCGAGTCGAGctaccggagcatatacttcggtgaaatctataccctcctgctgactgaAACCCTGTACTACAAGTCGACCTTTATTACGAATAATAACCCCTCGATTGtctcttttgcacttaaacacccatttggtgtttatcttcctgtgaccatcaggcaagtctaccaatttccacactcccaacttctcaAAATGACTCGGCTCCTCCTGCATtgcgttgacccaagaatcttcggTTAGTGCTTCCTTATACGTTCTCGgctcaatctgcgaaataaaacaactaagtgaaaactcagtttgtaacGGAGAAaatgtagaataaaaacaagtaaggccttggtcaatttgtcgtCTGGTACGGACGCCTGTTTGCAACTCTCCGATAATCAACTcttctggatgatatgaaagagttctcgGCATCACCTCTCCTGAAACATCTACATCACCTTCCAAGTTTGTAATATTCTGATTCGCTGCTTGTTCACTGACTGGAATTGTTTGATCTGAATtatggatttgctccccctcagactcTGAGTCACCATGATCAAGTATTGGCCTATTATCATATTCTAAATTCTCATTGACTGCCATCTGATTGTCAAGAGCATGTTCACGTTCTGAAGATGTCGGAGTTTGCTGAATATCTtcatgttctccagcattgcttggaccgaCTTCATCATCAATTGAAGTTTGTCGTTGTCATCTAAAAGGTTCTGCTGGGAAACTTTCTTGTGATGATTCATATTCTcttagaatatccaactcgtcaaagaactCTGGTTCTTCTTCCATGTTGAATGAGTCCCACAGAGTGTCATAGTTCTTCTTCCATGTTGAATGAGTCCCACAGAGTGTCATAATTAAAGCGCCATGAGTCACCGGGATTCTGAGGTGGCATTATATAACCTTGGCATTCAACATTATGTGCTTCAATGATCCGCTTtaagcttggaacaaagactcgttttagtggacttgagtaacccacgaatattccttcgatgctctttggaccaaattttccaaaaggctctagaacagtgcagggagacccaaacggttccaAATACTTTAGGTTAGGTTTGCGGTTGTTGATCAGCTcgaaacacgtcttgttgaatttcttcactgtaagaacccggttgagtgtatagcaagcggctgacactgcttctgcccaaaagttgaCTGGTAATTTCGAATAagcaagcatcgtcctggccgtttcaattagtgtcctgttctttctttctactactccattttgttatggagtgtaaggagcactaaattcatgcagtatacctctttcatcacaatatACTTCCATTTTGCTGTTCTTAAACTCTGTACTGTTGTCACTTCTTATTCTTCTAATACGAGCTTGGTACAAGTTTTCAATCTTTCTGAACAGCGTTATCAAACTCCCAAATGTGTCATCTTTTGTCTgcagaaatgttacccacgaaaaTCTCGAGTAATCGTCTGTTACTACTAGATAGTAGAGATCACCAgtaatgcttttgacattcactggaccaaaaagatccatatgaagtctctctaacGGTCTCGAGACTGAGTTAACTTTCTTTTGAGGGTGTGATTTCTTCTTTTGCTTGCCTTTGATGCAACTAATGCACTCCCATTCCAGATGGAAACCTTTCAAATGAACACCATTCACTAAGTCATTGTGTACCAAGTAGTTCATCTTTCgtaggtgaatatgacccatctttcgatgccataaTTGTGACTCCTTTTCGGTGGCTCGTGACATGAAGCAGTGAGTCTGACCCGTGGTAGTGGTGGCTACACTCATATCTAACACGTACAGATCGTCGACTCTTAATGCTCTCATGATTACCCACTCTTCGGGAACAACAAACCctggtttcaaaatcaaacattCCTTATCCGTGAAGTGCGTTGAATACATACGATCACAGATCTGAGAGATGCTCAAAAGATTGTTCTCAAGCTCGGCGATGTAGTTTACTCTTTCAAACGTGACAATACCATTAGATAgcgttccttcaccaactattcgACCACCTTGATTTCCTACAAATCCCACATATCCTCCATTAAACCCTCGAACATCATACAGTAGGGTTTtcttccccgtcatgtgccgagaagctccactatccataatccaacgtgaaacggatcttggaagctcctgcacatatCATAAACACTTAGTTGGATTTTGAtgccacccaagcctcttttgactcaggtagcTTGACATTGAGGTGTGTTTTAGCAGTGTAtagtggcggaaaattcttaTCATTCATCTTCAAGCTCTCTTCAGATCCAATCTCAACCTCTGTGTATAGAAAGAAATCCTTTTTCGGAGGTTGAGCAGATGATTGATCTTTCTTTACCACATACTTCTTTCAGAAGTGaacttttgtttttcaagtttctcatagtaatccaaaggtacatacatcttcttagttgaagatgatgattttgTAGTCTCAGacacctttggttttggagaacttgcTTTCTTTACTTAGattttggcttccaagtttgttgAGACGAGGCAACCCATTTGTAAAATATGTCagttttagttaccacattctttacgggttcagttttgaatttggtgttgtcatttttcaaaactttcttctcaacaaccattggagctttgccttttgcatcaactttctttttctgacTCTCAATAACTTCAGACTTAGGCTTTAAGTTAGTGCACTTTtgtgcaatgtgtccaactttgtTGCACTTGAAGCATGTACGGGTATCCACTtcccgacttgtgccttcggtctgaggctgtgaggccttcttttcaaagaactcttcatttgattttgaaaaaaattcagATAATTGCTCAGAAAGTGAGCTTGAACTTGAGCTTTTCACAAACAcatttttctcaacaaactttttgttttgaaAGTTCCTTCTTTTATagttcttaccaccctgatatccactcgaccatttgttttgattgttgttagaAAATCGTGGTAGAACAGCAGGTTttttgtagtaagctttatctttttcaaagtttaATTGCCTTTTGGAACATTTCAAACCTTCGATTTCAGACACATCAATCTCAACCAACTTGaacacatttttcaaattttcaacaTTCACATTCTCCAAAGGAAATTCtagatccgaatacaacttatcagatcccgacatcttgtacatcacaagattaggttcttcacttaagttgtttttggatgttGATTTCGGAATATATTTGTCCAAAAAGCATTCTTCATCCTCAGTTGAGTCACTttcagatttcaaaacattttcaaccACACTTTTAACAACTTCGGACTGAACACTGTCTTCATCggatgatgaagtgaatgtgatatCGATTGATTCAGGAAGTTTAACCTCATTTGTttcatcatcattaaccaaccTGGACTTTTTCTTTGAAAAGTTCTTTAATACTGGCGGTGGAACCTGACCCTACCCCAGTTCCATCCGAGTAAATATCTTCTCCGGCTTTGTTCTTCCCAATTGGTTTAGGAATGATATGTTGAAGAAAAAAACTTGCGGAGTTATAACtgttgagtttcagattgattctttcattttcaatcttagcttcctgaaactgaagcttcagattagcaatttcatccaactATTGGTTGATTTGCTTTTCTTTTGACTGAAGTACTCCTGATAACTGAAAATTTTCTTTGATTGTTTTGTCgtttctttcatcagaatcttttatcGTTCTTTTTAGCTTCTCATAATTTTTGGAAagttgacgattttcatgaattaacttttcattttctttcctg
This genomic stretch from Helianthus annuus cultivar XRQ/B chromosome 8, HanXRQr2.0-SUNRISE, whole genome shotgun sequence harbors:
- the LOC110870536 gene encoding RNA polymerase II subunit 5-mediating protein homolog, coding for MEEDGEDYTKMFNVMQEEISKMNKELAKMNAINQTLNQLLSEVSEASSNEMKAMKLEMEAMKADKVMKDNQLSMLYVVMESYLKIDVHAAFNDLEVKRTEERRIERERRLAEEATQRRKSIIEETQEAGGSSNQTDVEMTEAEADPLDSYYAIQKKKKAKEMLLLEWKTQQFVLVGKPSTVPYSIKEIVRQVKIEERRKEAKRARGEIVDSDSDLEILGDEDEDENNDDDKSDKKDDKDDKDDKGNDDDDQGASGLLVENPNVLEKIEELLNDEINEQEDNPHHEATTFGKEPADHVFLTNPTVIYLNTQHEGEIEVQRSREEMLEELGLNDGKFKFDIEDEIPQSSEDVFEPRYAHEANHYNDVIVEDTSIRFL